Sequence from the Amaranthus tricolor cultivar Red isolate AtriRed21 chromosome 16, ASM2621246v1, whole genome shotgun sequence genome:
AATAACCAATAGAGTAAATAGTATGTAGACTCTAAATGAGAGAGCCTtactaatgaaaaatgaataaaatagtgAATTGATAATTAAGCTAAAGATCAAGGTTTATATGATAAAATTAGAAAGCTGattatttaccaaaaaaaaaaaatattgctaTCTAGAATAACATAACCATATTAATAACTTactttttattcaaaattatatttaaaaaaacaggGAAAAAGAAGATATAACAACCTTGTTAACAATGTCCAAAAAAGTTGGTatcattaaatattataataatatactcCTAATATTTaatgatattataataatacattTAGACAATTTAAAAAACACCATGTGTTATTTAACACTAGGTGTTTTTATTCTTTCTCCACTCCCTTTTTCTCTCAaatttattagtataatttaaCTAATTCTTATCGTTCAATTTCTCGTATCTCATTTATTATAACAACATGGTCATTTTGCTAAAAGTTGTCCATTTTAGAGAAtactataaattatattttaacaatttaaataattttgtaaactaaatactataaattatattttaacaatttaaataattttgtaaactAAACTTATGTACCTGGTCTATAAGTTTGAAAAATCGTACATGAAAAATATGTCAtcgtaattaatatttttacataGATTAACTTTAATGcgtattttcaaaattataaatattgaaCCTTAAActgatattaattaaattttttaatcattATAAATCTAACTCTAGAAATGCAACTTTTGATTAATACTTTACCTTTTCATTTATACTCAAAATAATTTCTATTTTCCAAAATTTAATGCAAAGCCTCTTCTCACCCTATCTAAATTTCGCCACTTAGTTGATTGACTACTCATCTATACAAATTCAATTTCCTACTGACTATAACAGAATGATGATGTTAAgttactaattaaattaaaagtttaaattgatagtTGCTGTCTTTGATATGTTTTATACTCTATCACATCTTCACTGTAGTTGGAATGTAACACTTGAAATAAAGAGAGTTAAATTCGAACCTCTAACTTTCTGCCATATTGACTtttaatacaattttaaaaaatttaatctgaTCAAAAGCTAAAATTTATAATTGCAACccataatttattatatactctgattactcttaaaattttaaataccgACATGAAATTTAGAATAAATGTACAATTCATTCGAATCAAGTCAAGGCTTTAATAGGACCGTATCCAATAGAAAATCTTGAATTTATAAACTCAATTATTCGTCATCCACTCAAAATACATTAAACTATCAATTATTAGGGCATTGACTttgaataaatttaattatcttacataaatatattttaacttttagttAGTGTATGGTTTGTCGTCTTCCTTCTCTctccagaccctgatcataatttcatttaaGAAGAATACACTAATTACGAAGATGATAATGATATCCATGAAAATTCATGCATGAATTTCTCTTCTTTTAAATAGAATATATCTTGCCGGAATATCAAATGGTAACATAATGAGTAATATTTAAGCCATTAAAAACGCAATGTAggtgtgatttttttttaaaaaataataccttattcattaataaaaagttatacGATATCTACATCagagataaaaattagcaagtacataacaactttaaccaaagataatttaaaattaacaaaactacgatTATTATATATGAAATCTGACAATTCTGAATATCCTCTTTCACATCCCGCAATGTAGGTGTGATTGTGTGAatgtgaaaatatttttctaaaaaataaaatgtgaaGACATTAAATATCAAGCTCACAAACTGAATTTAAAAACAGGAAGAAATGGAGATTGTGCAGACAACTAAAACAGGTGGCCATAATATGTTGCAACAAGTTAGGCAGTATGAGTTGTTCAAAATTGTGTTAGCTACACCCGTATCTTTTACTTTTATTTCCAATTCAGCGTATCCCATTTTTGTAAGGTTGGCAAACAAATTGGATTGGATCGCGCTCGTATTCCGGTTAAGGTTCAAAATACCAATATAAATTGAAAGAATTGTAGTAAGATTTTACTAtggttaaaataatttattaaatttaatttgaaatattatatctgttaaaataaattttaaagttattttttttagaattgacTTTTATCAGATGATGACCGAACATTAGATTACTTGTTAATGTGGATATATAAGAGAGCTTTCACGTAGTTGTACACAACCGCTTTATACGTAACAtatcttttgtttattttttatttttatagaatttataaattttttttcaattttaaattttatcaaaattaattttaatttgaacgTTTTTTCACATGGATGAGTATAATAAGTTGGTGATATTTAGGTTGAAACTTTGAATATTACCCAAAgccatttattttgttaaataaatattataggtGAAGACGTGAAAGTACTCAATCAACTCGATTAAgttaattgaattaaaaaacTCAATATAAAACCGCTAATAATCCTATAAAGTTAAAATTGTTAAACCCAAGATTTTGTGTGAAAAAAAGGAATATTTTAGGAGTAGAATTTTTGTAATACTTCAGAAATCAGAAACTATACCAATGGTAGGAATCATCATTATAACACGTTCTCCACGAGATAATCATGTATTTAAAGGTAATATTACCCTATAAATTACATTAGTTTTAGATTTTAACACtttatttgaataataataatatgagcATAAAAGTAAAAGAATGGAAGGGGAAGAAAGGCAAGagtttgatgaagaaaattctctTGTTTGTTTAAGAGGAAAgaaaggaagaggaagagaaacCTCAATTTTCTTCTGAATCAATTCCACTTTTACAGAGATTTGTacattaacaaaattaaaaaactaaattccTGCAATTGCCTTTCTTTTTATTCCTCTAATTCTTTCAattcaaacataatttttaGTTTGATATCTCCATAAGAACATATACTCCCTTTATTTCTATAAATTTGCATTATTATGTGAATCAGACTTTAATAGAAATGTGGAATTTGAGGTTAATTTagtaggatatatatatatatatatatatatatatatatatatatatatatatatatatatatatatatatatatatatatatatatatatatatatatatatatatgtataaaagtaaaattataagGCAATAggcaataaacaaaataagtgAAACCACCAAAAATACATTAGGACAAACATACAaagtatataagaaaaaattgtCATCCCAAGTCTCCCTATATGATGCAACAAAAATAGGGAGAAAATTAAAGATATACTTGGAGTCTATGACAAACATTTCATTATACAATGGTATTGACAATAATCATTAAGGAAGAATTTGTCATTATGTAACCTTTCCAACCTGAGTTCAGATCACAATTATTTTTCTATGTTCTATTTTTTATATTCTATAAGATAATATTCATAATAGATTaagcaataaaaataaaattatctcCTATTAAAGCTTAAATGATTTCTTGAAAGTTGTGTATACTAAAGATTATGCATTGTTGTTGTATGGTGAGTGAATTAATGATCTCTGTGTGAAGTTAGGAAGTCTGTCCTCTATTACATACCGTTTTCACATCTTAGCTCCTCTAGAAATTGTAATGTCTCCATATGCTGATATCTGCTGCACTTTGAGGATGTCACGCGTTGCTAGAACTGGAAACAATTTTTTGTATGTTAATAGttttataacaaaattattattggtaaaactTGAAATTTAGCATCTTCCACGTGCTTGAACGAGCTAGGGTGACTCAAATGAGCAAACTTGTGCTCACACGAGCACAATGCTTTTATATGGTCGTGCCAATGTTATGTGCTAATTTGCTCGAATGAATACTATTATAACTCATAGTGATGAACACATGAAGGGACTTGAAAATTGAGAGTTCCGAAGCCTCACCATAAATTATAAGTTACAACTAATTTCTTAAGAAAACttgtaaaaaatcttaaaaagtaTCATAGTCTATCCATTTACGATGAATTTTGAGGATCTCATGGGTCCACCGGTGATACTTAAaatcattttttcattttgagataATTTTCGTAAATCTTTAATTAAATTGTCTATTAATGATACATAAATCCAACAAAACTCAAACTGATCAAATGTAGTTACTAAGCTGATTGATTTTTACCACAGGTCTGATAGAAAAGCTGTGCAGCTTGTTTTCTGTTCATCCCATACGCTAGCTGGTTCAATGATTCTGACTGAGGTGCACCTAGAACTTCAAAATATGTCTTCAGATGCCTGAACAGTTTTCAGATCAAGGATTAATTAGATGTAGAATAATGCCCAAATATATTTTGATTTGTATTGTGTACTAAAGAATATGAAATGATCAAGGTTAAACATTACATTGAGATATTGTAAGCCATCCTGTCAGCCTCCTCATCTATTGCAGGAAGCCGATTTTGTGTAGGTCCTGTTTCAACCAGCAATTCTGCATGTTAAGGAACAATAAGACTGTTAGATGTTTTCCTCACACAAACACTATATTACACGGATTCTATGTCCATATCCAACACGAATACATGTGTAAGTGCCAACTTggttattttatcaaaaaatgcCACGAATTTGAACCATACTGAAGTATCCAACGTtgttaatttatgaaaaaaatgcaAGATTGAACCCAAAATGAAGTGCCCTACCCATGACAGTATAAAGGGTCAGACACAGATACTGGTACTTGAGGTGAATTGAAGAGTATGAGCAACAAAGAGGGGTGTACCACTACTGCATGAACAAGGGAATTCAAGTCCAATATGACGTGTAATTACCTTGATCAGGGGGGGTTAGACCTTGTCTAGAGCGTCTAGGCAATTTAAAGCGTGATTGAAGTAATTCACTGAATTCTGGAATATTTTGTTCTCCCATTTCATGCATCCATTGGTTCTCTTCATCCAGTGATTCCAAACCAACATTGTTCAATTGACTAGAAGATCTTTTCCTTCTTAACCTGGAATGTTGTTACTTTTAGAGGCACTCATAAATATGAAGGTATCAATCTGGTTCTTAACTGATATTAAACAGGTCAAATTCCATAAAATAATTCAGCTGAATGTTGAACTGTATACTAACCGATTAGAATAGCTGTCTGAAGTGTTTGATAAGAAATCAAGTCCAGGACCTGGGCTTGGAACTGACATTGATCTAACAGATGCTCCTGTAATGACACATTCACACATAAATCTCAAAAAGTTTCCATTTGATTCTCTTGTAAAAACAGGTAACATCATCTTTAGAACTTAAGTAGCAGCACTTGTTTACCAGAGTTCGGGGCTGAAGCATTTGGATTTGTTTTGCCCACACTATTGGACATGAGGTTGAAGTCTTGTATAGGAACCTCGGTTCCTGTTCCAAGATTCCGTAGAATTCCTCTTATTTCTTCTGCGGCTAATCTCTCAGATGTAGTTCCACGGCTAATACCTCCAATAGGCTTCAAAAACACCAAGTCAGTTTGAACACCCAAGCATGATGTTCACGAAAGGCCagatgaaaaaatcttacaacttcTGGTGGAATTCGATAATCTTGTCCATTGGGAAGTGACGATGATGATCGTTCTGGTGGACGGGGTGAAGAAGTTGTTGCTGTAAAAAAAGATTCATATTATGGTGACATTTTTTATATCCAATAAACCTCTGGTTTGAGGGTGAGTCAACACTAACCAGAAGGTGAATCATTCATACGCTGCATAGTTGTCATCCATAAGTCTAGTAGCGCTTGTGGATAATGAACATCATTGTACTTTCCTACTAACCCACAAGATAGTGCTACTGGCGGCAAATCTAGTAGTTTGGCTAACTTCAAAGTTGATTTCTCTTTGACTACCTGCAGAACACATAATTACAAAGTGTTTAAGCAGATGTTTGAGACCCCAGGATATGTTGTATCTGGTTCTTGTGTTGTATCTGGTTAagaatataacatatcttagggTGTTAACCATTTGTTTAAGCGGATGGTTGAGACCCCAAGATATGTTGTTTGCACTATCAAATATCATTATCATCTGTGTGTAGGAAGGCTAGATTAACTGGAGAACAAAAAAGAGAAACCTTGACAATTTCTGGCCTTTTGATCACAATGTCAGTTGAATCTTGGAGCCAAGTTTGGTACATATTGCTCGGAATCATGGTATTTTCGATATCCATCTTCACAGGAGATTGCCTTGCCTTCTTTCTTGTTGGCCTTTGCTTCTGTATGTTCTAGTTTACAAATGATTAGCAATCCTTTCCTAGAAAATCCTACAAAGGACAACAGACAAAAGACAGTTCATACAAGTTACCTGCCAAACCTCCCTGAGTTTAGGTGTAGATGAATTAGCCTGGTCCACTGGATTTTGTTCAGGAATGCCATCCTCCATGAAAAAAGTTCGCATATTATCTTCTGCATTCAGCATAGATTTTCAGCACCCTTTTGTCAACTCACAACATAACAAACATGTAAAATTATCCTTACAATCTAGAACAAACTCCAGCTATTATACATGATTGTGCTTGAGCACAAGCATGTAGacctttttttttccattcaaaTGTGTTAATTTTCATGAGAATGTTCCTTGTTTCTTGTGCATTCATCATTGTTACAACAAGTTGTAATTATGAATGGAGACTAATAAGATCTTTGGCAAGACATGCAACATTCTtacaacacaaaaaaatcactTGCATTAGTTGTATTAACCTCTCTCTATCTCCATTTCTTGAGGTGGAGAGTGTACAGTAGGAGGCGGCATTTCTGTGTGGCCTTGAGAAGGGAAGTTATTTTGCGTTTCTTCATCTCCTTCGATATCGAACCTGCATGGACAAGATTGTGTATTGATCAACATAGAACTCATAGAAGGTTCAGCTAGGAGATAAATCATTTGATGCAAAAAGGATTTAGTTCCAGCAGCACTTTTGAATTTACCGTTCATAACGATTATAAAAACTTGGTTCAGCACGAAGTGAATCAAAGGGGTCATTTAAGGTAATATTAGCAGGATCCGCTGAGGGAAAAATAAGCAGAATATTAAGTCATAACCAGTAAAGAtggaaatataaaaatcattctACACACTTGACTATAGATTGGCAATAAAACTCAAGATACTAGTGTTTGTAGTAGAACCTTGATGCTGGTGTCCATTTAAGTCTGCTTCCCTGAAATTCTCGTTAAAATCATCTATAGTATCAAGTCTCTGGATGTTCACATACACTTTTGTTTATCAGCAAAATGGCAAGAAATGTAAGAATTTCACAAACACCAGAGATAATTTCAAGATTACATAGAATATGTAGTTCTATAGCTTAGTTACATAAGTCATATTGCATACTCATGGAATTATAATTTTGCACAATTCCAACAATCTTTTCATTATCCTTGTTGATATTGATATCAAATTATTCAATGAATTGCAACTGACCATTTCCAATGAATATTGAATGATTCACTCAACTAATGACACAGATAGTTGGGTAAGTGGTAACCAATGAGAAGTTTTAATTAACTGCATTTGAAAAAGTAGGTCACAGAACTAAGGGATAATAGTCATATAGCAGATAAAACACTGCCATCACAAACTAATCACAAAAAGTTTCAGCTACAAGTGTAGTTCTTGAATTTACCATGGCAACATAAGCTGTTCGCTGAAAAGTTGCACTGCTGGTGTATCTGTTAGAGTAGTCAATTGACGGCTCAACATCTCCAAAATTTACTTCTTGGTTCTCAGGTATTGTCACAGATTCAAACCTGAAAAACACAAGCATCCACATTCAACCAAAACGCCTATTAAATgttcaatcaaaaaaaaaaaagagaagtgGTGCTAGCAATGGACCGACTTGGCTTTATTTTTCCTCTTTGGGAGAACTGTAGGGTCCACAGCAGGTTTCACCTTCCATGCAGTGTTGATTTCAACCTGGAAAATCGATCCCAATCGTAACCAATTTTAAACCATCGGAAACAAATTTTTGAAGGGTCTTAGACTTAAGTAAAATTACATACCAGAAGACGATTTACATCATCTGTTGATAATTGATATACAAAATTTACAATTAGAAATCCTCTAAATATGTTCAGATTAAAAAACCATATTCAAGACACAAGATCATAAAATCTCACCATATAGGAGTCTAACTTTGCGCTCATAAACGATTACAACACCacctaattaatttaaaaaaaaaaaaaatacaacacAAAAATTAACTTGCATTGGAAGTAGAACGAAAGCAGGAGGTTATTTATTGCCAAAGTATGCTATACAATAATGTAATACCCATAAGAATTCCAGAAAGTCTGAGCGCCATTGGTACTGAtggattcaaaatttcttcactGTCATAGGCACAAATattcaatatcaataaaattgaaatttaccTAAAGCTAAAAAAGAAGAGAGTAAGAGAGATAACCAAATTCGAATGAGGTTGATTTGATCGAGCTTTCTCCGATTCATTTTGGCGTGCATTGTAGCTGCCATCCTTGCATACGGAAAGAAAAGTTTGTAAAATGCGCAATAATCTCCATTAATTGACCACACATTAAGTTTCACGCTATTCGAATATGATCATTTTAACCAAATGCAGGTTTTAGTTTCGCACAATAAGCCGTAGAAACAAACTCAAAAACTAAAACAATTCAGAAATAGAAATTAATCAATTATTACTGGAAAACTCTGACTCAAAAAAAATTGAGAGAATTTAAGTTCAATTGGCTGAACTGACAGCACACAAAAACGGTCGacacattaattttttaaattccaTACCTAAGCCAAGTAATTGGCACACTCAACTTCATAATGTAAAATATCAAAAGAATACAAATTACTAAACAGAGTCACTGCAATCTTAGTTGAaggtgaaaaattaaatttagtaaGGAAACCGTTTCTAAGCCGAAATTGAAAACTCTAAAGAAATTTTGAAGCAGAGGATTGAACAAATCAGCCCGCAGTGATAATGGAATATAGATCATAAACAATGCAGATATAAGCTCCATAGAAAAGATGAACTgaatattatttcaaaaaatgaaaattaataacaaaaccGGGAAAATCTCACATAACAGAGGTTGAGAATTTTGTAAGTTTAATCGGAAGAAGTGTATCTCATTACATCACTCATTTTCCAAATTTTGCATACTGAGAgtgtaaaaattcaaaatatcttGCAATTAAACAAAAAGTTGCACTAAACTTGAAGATCAATTACTACTGCAAGTGAGAAATCGATTTAATGCAGATACTAAAAAACAGAGGATTAACTATTTTAACATGCAGGAAATGTAAACTTCAACTAAGCAACGAAAACAAAACCGATGAAACAGAAAGGAAATCAAAAGCTAAATGAAGTTACAGAGAAAAGAAATAGTTACCATATTTGACCTAGCGGAGCTTTCCTAGCAAGAAGCTGGTGAGAGTAGAACATTGTTGCAGAATTTCAGCTGAACTTCGAATTCCAGAGAGAAAGAGGACTTGAAGAAATAGCAGTTTCAGAAGAGCTCAAATAAAGTGTAACAATGGCggagaagagaaagaaggaagAGAGTGAGATTATACTTATAGAGAGGAGTGTTGTTCGTGTGTGTTTGAAGGGGGAGATTGTCAGAATTGGTTATGTAACAGAATGCCCGCCAAAGGCAAGCTATAGTTTTTGTAGTGGACAATattctgattattattattattattattattattattattttattattagtactaAACTTTTATGGGGCAAGTTTTGCATTGttttaatttgcaaattaaatttcaaaaaaaaatttaattacactctaaataaatataattgcaACTTGAAGAATCAAACCTCAAACCGCACCTTACTAACATAAAAAAGTGagtaaaaaaaagtttgaatgtgataaatagaaaaataaatttgcaGATGTGATaatattcaaatacaaaattatagcaaattcatgataaatatatttgaaaaatgtagcaaaaaaaaactattaggATTTGAGACACacacaaaatataataaaaatgatttagtacataaaaaataacatataactCGAATAAACTTAATTTTACTAAGCTATACTTTTACGgactaatattattttttttatgcacTAAAATTCCATTCACGAAAAATAAGTTGAATGATTAGGTGTTCTTTACCTTTGTTTTAAAACAAATATACTGTTAGATAATAAATAGAGGATCATCATTAATTGTTtggatatttttaaaattttttgactATAATGACAAGAATTGTTGTTGCATTAACCAAAGTAAGAATCATAAAATAGCTTATTGTaacaataaatattttctttttattaggtTTGCACCATTACgaaataaacttgaaaaaaatataatttttttctaaaatgaaaattttaagtattttcaagcatgtcttcatatatatatatatatatatatatatgaaatagagGTGAGAGATAAAAAGGATAGCCAAGATTAGAAGAGTAATGTCAATCTTTTTGAATCTCATTCCATACTGAGTGTGcgttttgaaaatttttcgaGACGTAATTAGTTAAAGATTATTCCACATCAAGTAAAATTAATTGTGGCGTTTTATAGCAAATTAATTTTCTTGAgtcaattataaaattatgtcaaatTAGATCTTTGATCACTATAAAAtgattttgtcaatttcgtaTCCAGTTAAAATCGGAGTTGGATCAATAAAATGTTTGGTGTAGGTTGAGTTCAATCATCCACATATTTGTATTGATTAGAATATAATTCTCAGGTCAAGAACAATCCAAACTCAAgaataattgaatatttattaGGTCATGACTCATGAGTAGACTCGAGTTGGTTACGTGTTGCCACACCTTGAGTCAACCTCTGGGTTGTGTGCTAATCGATGTTAGACCATGTATGAGTCAATTTAACTTTTATTCGTTGTAACTTGTAAATTGTAGCTATATAGCTTTGGTTACTCCATTGTGTTTCATGTTGGTTCAACCATTTAGGTTGCTTAGCCCTAGTTGGATTAGATTTAAATAATCTTAAAGTTTGATTTGACATTGAGTTAATATCAAGTTGGGTATGCTTTTCAACGAATTAAAAAATTGTTGTGAAATTTCACATGATAATCTTATATTTTTTGCTTTTCCACATATGCTTTTAAATTCGTGTGGTAACCTCGagttttcaaatttcaaaataactaattaattaggGTGATCAAAACATttgttttttagaaaaaaatggtATTATATTGGGTAAAAGTtgcgtaaagttaacaaaaaatacTTTTCTTTTGTCTATCacgtaaaaaaattaaaagatcaaTATCACtacatagattaaaaaaaatatttatttaccaTGTAAAAAAGCCAAAATTTCTTATTACCACATgatattttccaaaattatttatcaaataatttctTTTCATCTATTTGACAAACTAACAAGATATAAACCAAAATTTGTCAAAATTCAAAAGTAAGATACATACGTTAGCAACACCCGAAGGCCACAAATTGAGAAAATCGTCGGAAAAGAGTTTTAGAGATTATTGCTATTAGTTCGCAATCTTCCGCATATTTCAATTCGAAGTTTGAAGATCACATAAATGGCGAAAAACGCACCAGATGCATCCAGTAATACGGTAGCTGTTCAAGCTACCAACGATGACGCTTCTGCGAGCAAATTGTAAGTTATTTCCGCCTATCTTTTTCTCTATGATTCGCCTTTAtgttttttgtttgtattaCTCTCCAATATTCTTCAGAAAACAAGATGTTGAAAACGAATTATTGATTAAGCACTTCTTCATGTTTTAATTTGAGCTATTTGATTACTGAAACAATTGTTTACGCATCTCGTTCACCATGTAAAATTTGTGGGAGTATTTGTTGTGCGGACAGCAGAAACAATTACCAAAACATTAAAAGTAGCAAAGAACAAATCAAGAACATAAAGATAACACACTAagaattaacgtggttcactattaaTGCCACATTCAATGGGACCGAAAACTTTTAATTCACTATTAAACAGGAAGATTTCAAAGATGAATCTTAAAAAACTCTAGTGGCAGCTCACTTTTGTCTCTTATGTTTCTATGAACTCTAACCCTAATTAGAGAGGGTTTATATAGTAAGCCTCTCTTGAAAAGAAATTAGGTTACATTAAAACGAAAACCAGCACACAAGCAATCAATAAACATTTATGCGCACAATAAGCCGAGTCAGGTTTTCTTCCTCAACAGAATACGCCGACTCGGCGTTACATTCTGGAACAAACATCTCAAGATTAGCACataaagccgagtcggcttttcccGTATTGCCAGTAAAGCCGATTCCACGTTACATTCTGGAACAAACATCTCAAGGTTAGCACATAAAGCCGAGTGAGCTGTTTTCCTATTGCCAGTAAAGCCGACTCAGAGTTGGGCTCAGGAAAAATGCCTTCAATCCAGCAGCCGACTCGTCTTGAGTCCTTCCCCCACAAATGCCGACTCGAAGTTTGACCTTTGAACACACCTATCTTTGATTCATCTTCGTAATGCCTAAGACTTAGTTCGAGTCACCAAAACACTAACAATATTTTTCAATTACCGTTTGTATTCCTTATAATTCTAGGTTTTTTTGTGCATGATGGAATCGAAAATACCCAACTAGGTTTTTCTTCATATGTTTACAAAACTAcactttttctatttttgatttgGGATATGTTTGGTACATGGGAAAATGACAAGGTTCCAACTCAATTAAATAGTAAGCTGGGGGTTGTAGCCTcattatatgttttatacttTATTACGATCCCTTACACAAGAGCCTTTGGCAACACATGCTCTTCTCATAAATGGtcctaaatattccacttgaaataATGAGCGTGATTCAAACCTGTGACCATTGTGTCATATTAGTTTATGATgccatgtcaaagaaccaacttaATCAAAAGCTTATGCTCATCGTTGTAGCCCATGATatgttttatataaatttttgtagTTTAGAAAGGTTTTGTTCAAATTGTACATTGGAAAATGAGGAAAAGTCCGTTGAAACTTTTTTCATAACGAATACACTTTTAAGGGGTTGATATTTTGGTTAGTAGGAGGGATTTggaaaatgaaataaaagaagACAATTGTGAGCGTTGATATGATGACTGAAATTTCCTATTGAAGAGTAGGGGATTGTTTGGGTGGGAAAATCAAAAATAGGAAGACCACGTTGGAGCCTTGGAGTGATCATGTCGTTGGTTTGAACACTAAAATGCATTACACAATGTCTACTCCCCCCAAATAGGCGGATATGCTATTTAATCAAACTCTAAGCCTCTAATTGCGAAGTTcttcttttaaattttcaaaattatggaCTAACTAAATCATTGTGGAACTTCACATATAGGGTTtgattatataacatatttggGGGAGTGCAAATTGCATAATGTGCATTTTTGAGATCAATATtggttgtgacttgtgagtgAGTGTGACGACCCACATACATTCACTAATGCTTGTCAAATTTTTTAGTTTGTCATTGATGGTTGTAGATGTCATTTTAGTGCAAATTGTAAggagaagaaaaagagaagagtGAAAAGAGAAGCTATGGGGAGTTCTTCAATGTGAAGCTAATTAACAGTAGCATATAGGCTTTCAATTCGTTGGAAAATTCGAGATTGTTACGATTTGACGCAAAGCAAACAATAGGTCATAATGGTTCTTAACTCAGCCTTTTCCTTATCTA
This genomic interval carries:
- the LOC130803087 gene encoding sister chromatid cohesion 1 protein 1, whose amino-acid sequence is MFYSHQLLARKAPLGQIWMAATMHAKMNRRKLDQINLIRICEEILNPSVPMALRLSGILMGGVVIVYERKVRLLYDDVNRLLVEINTAWKVKPAVDPTVLPKRKNKAKFESVTIPENQEVNFGDVEPSIDYSNRYTSSATFQRTAYVAMRLDTIDDFNENFREADLNGHQHQADPANITLNDPFDSLRAEPSFYNRYERFDIEGDEETQNNFPSQGHTEMPPPTVHSPPQEMEIEREDNMRTFFMEDGIPEQNPVDQANSSTPKLREVWQNIQKQRPTRKKARQSPVKMDIENTMIPSNMYQTWLQDSTDIVIKRPEIVKVVKEKSTLKLAKLLDLPPVALSCGLVGKYNDVHYPQALLDLWMTTMQRMNDSPSATTSSPRPPERSSSSLPNGQDYRIPPEVPIGGISRGTTSERLAAEEIRGILRNLGTGTEVPIQDFNLMSNSVGKTNPNASAPNSGASVRSMSVPSPGPGLDFLSNTSDSYSNRLRRKRSSSQLNNVGLESLDEENQWMHEMGEQNIPEFSELLQSRFKLPRRSRQGLTPPDQELLVETGPTQNRLPAIDEEADRMAYNISMHLKTYFEVLGAPQSESLNQLAYGMNRKQAAQLFYQTCVLATRDILKVQQISAYGDITISRGAKM